A region from the Lycium barbarum isolate Lr01 chromosome 8, ASM1917538v2, whole genome shotgun sequence genome encodes:
- the LOC132606062 gene encoding protein RDM16-like isoform X2 — MRKELAEKFKKIPALNKNKGANFTREGIPEVGPKESLQPSANAGIFATPVAYSDSAPSTSIFAAAASTNPPPSGLLHLSGLTAQKYEAVKRAQELAAKMGFRQDPEFAPLINMFPGQMPPEVALQPKPAKAPVLRLDALGREIDEQGNIVNMSKPSSTLKVNINKKKQEAFQILKPELEVDPEKNPHFDPNMGIDKNKILRPKRMTFQFVEEGKWSRDAEIIKLKSQFGEARAKELKAKQAQLTKAKAEPDINPNLIEVLERVIITKEKQKEPIPEVEWWDAPLLRSGTYGDVVDGNVTNEHLKIEKITIYVEHPRPIEPPAEPAPPLPQPLKLTKKEQKKLRTQRRLAREKERQEMIRQGLVEPPKPKVKMSNLMKVLGSEATQDPTKLEMEIRSAAAEREQAHVDRNIARKLTPDERREKKERKLFDDPNIAPETIVSVYKINDLSHPQTRFKVDVNAQENRLTGCAVISEGISVVVVEGGKKSIKRYGKLMLRRIDWAAAVKKEDDEGEGEGEDEDKPLNKCVLVWQGSVAKSSFHRFFVHECRTEAAARKVFADAGVPHYWDLAVNFKDDEF, encoded by the exons ATGCGTAAGGAGTTGGCTGAAAAGTTTAAGAAGATACCCGCA CTAAACAAGAACAAGGGCGCCAACTTTACGAGAGAGGGAATTCCAGAGGTGGGACCCAAGGAGAGCCTTCAACCTTCAGCTAATGCAGGGATTTTTGCGACTCCAGTTGCATATTCTGATTCAGCACCAAGCACATCAATTTTTGCTGCTGCAGCTTCTACAAATCCACCACCCAGTGGTTTGCTTCATCTCTCGGGGCTCACAGCACAGAAATATGAAGCGGTAAAGCGTGCACAGGAGCTTGCTGCTAAGATGGGATTCCGACAGGACCCAGAGTTTGCTCCCCTTATAAACATGTTTCCTGGGCAAATGCCACCAGAGGTTGCCCTTCAGCCAAAGCCTGCAAAAGCCCCTGTTCTTCGATTGGATGCTCTAGGCAGGGAAATTGATGAGCAGGGAAATATTGTCAATATGTCTAAGCCATCTAGCACCCTTAAG GTGAACATCAATAAGAAGAAACAAGAAGCATTTCAAATTCTCAAACCTGAATTAGAGGTTGATCCCGAGAAAAATCCCCATTTTGATCCAAACATGGGCATTGACAAGAACAAAATATTGAGGCCCAAGAGGATGACATTTCAGTTTGTGGAGGAAGGGAAATGGTCCAGAGATGCAGAAATAATCAAGTTAAAG AGCCAATTTGGTGAAGCAAGAGCCAAAGAGCTAAAGGCAAAACAAGCACAGTTGACCAAGGCTAAAGCAGAGCCTGACATAAATCCGAATCTCATTGAGGTATTGGAAAGGGTTATTATCACCAAGGAAAAGCAAAAGGAACCTATTCCTGAAGTTGAGTGGTG GGATGCTCCTCTGTTACGATCTGGTACTTATGGTGATGTAGTTGATGGTAACGTAACTAACGAACACTTGAAGATTGAAAAGATCACCATATATGTTGAACACCCTCGCCCTATTGAGCCTCCTGCTGAACCAGCTCCACCTCTTCCCCAGCCATTGAAACTAACCAAAAAGGAGCAAAAGAAACTTCGAACCCAGCGAAGACTGGCCAGGGAGAAAGAAAGACAAGAAATGATACGTCAAGGCCTGGTAGAACCACCAAAGCCTAAAGTTAAAATGAGCAATCTAATGAAAGTTCTTGGCTCAGAAGCCACACAGGATCCTACAAAGCTTGAAATGGAGATTAGAAGTGCTGCTGCTGAGCGGGAGCAGGCTCACGTTGACAGGAATATTGCTCGTAAGCTTACTCCTGATGAGCGTCGTGAGAAGAAAGAGAGGAAACTTTTTGATGACCCAAATATCGCTCCGGAGACTATTGTTTCAGTATACAAAATTAATGACCTCTCCCACCCACAAACTCGCTTCAAGGTTGATGTTAATGCTCAGGAGAATCGCTTGACCGGGTGTGCAGTGATCTCAGAAGGTATtagtgttgttgtagttgaaggtGGGAAAAAATCAATCAAGCGATATGGGAAACTTATGCTTAGGAGAATTGATTGGGCAGCTGCTGTTAAGAAAGAAGATGATGAAGGTGAAGGTGAAGGTGAAGATGAAGATAAGCCTCTCAACAAGTGTGTGTTGGTCTGGCAAGGGAGTGTTGCTAAATCAAGCTTCCACAGGTTTTTTGTTCATGAGTGCAGGACTGAGGCTGCTGCTCGTAAAGTTTTTGCTGATGCTGGGGTTCCTCATTACTGGGATCTTGCTGTAAACTTCAAAGATGAcgaattttaa